In Anaerolineales bacterium, the following are encoded in one genomic region:
- the glyS gene encoding glycine--tRNA ligase subunit beta has product MTTSAPTSPDFQTLITRLQQFWADAGCVVWQPYNEKVGAGTMNPATFLRVLGPEPWNVAYVEPSVRPDDGRYGENPNRMQQHTQFQVILKPDPGNPQDIYLRSLEAIGVDVHKHDIRFVEDNWASPALGAWGLGWEVWLDGLEITQFTYFQQSGGIALDPVSVEITYGLDRIAMAMQGVKFVGDLRWDGRRSWGDMYMQGEREHSKYYFEVASVERNRKLAELYEAEAKAALEAGVLLPAYDYLLKTSHTFNVLDARGAIGVTERQAYFRRMRGLANQVAEAYLAQRQHEEFPWLETESAAARTGSKPAPATAMPTSAADFLLEIGTEELPAGEVPAAIAQLEAALAALLTNQHLEYQSLGVGGTPRRLAAQVRGLAPGQPDRHQVVKGPPAARAFGADGRPTPAAEGFARGQGVNAADLAVETIDGGEYVVAKVHQKGRPAAEVLAAELPKLIAGLKFEQSMRWNASAVHFSRPIRWLLALHGEHLVAFEYAGLHSAAASRGLRLGAAAEFAVKSPADYQTQLKKQAILLDPAERRAAIEAQIAKLAKAAGGSVPADPGLLDEVTHLVEAPAALVGEFEAEYLQLPREVLIAVMRKHQRCFPLEKDGALLNKFIAVGNGDFDVPTVTAGNAAVIRARFADAAYFVRRDREQPLASYLEPLRGLTFQKDLGSMYDKAGRIRKLVAELGPGLGLSAAEQATAERAAELSKADLVSKMVVEMTSLQGVMGKYYALDSGEPAEVAEAIFEHYLPRYAGDATPKGAAGFVVSLADRLDSLAGLFALGLEPTGAKDPFAQRRAAIGLVQSLIARDADFDLRAGLAAAAAAQPVPVSAEAQGRAAEFVVQRLRALLLEGGARHDVVDAVLAAQGHNPAAAARGVQQLAAHSAHKAWAQVLPAFARCVRITRELPQRYALDAALLQDEAEKVLYAALQTAGAVERRAGSVDDFLKAFMPMIPAINRFFEEVLVMAEDPGVKNNRLGLLQAIAALADGVGDFSKLEGF; this is encoded by the coding sequence ATGACTACATCAGCCCCAACCTCGCCTGACTTCCAAACTCTCATCACTCGTCTACAACAGTTCTGGGCGGATGCGGGGTGCGTTGTCTGGCAGCCCTACAATGAAAAGGTGGGGGCGGGCACGATGAACCCGGCCACCTTTTTGCGCGTGCTGGGGCCGGAGCCCTGGAACGTGGCCTACGTGGAACCTTCCGTGCGCCCGGACGATGGCCGCTACGGCGAAAACCCCAACCGCATGCAGCAGCATACCCAGTTCCAGGTGATCCTCAAACCGGACCCCGGCAACCCGCAGGATATCTATCTGCGTTCGCTGGAAGCCATCGGCGTGGATGTGCACAAGCACGATATTCGCTTCGTGGAAGATAACTGGGCCTCTCCAGCGCTGGGCGCCTGGGGCCTGGGTTGGGAAGTGTGGCTGGACGGTCTGGAGATCACCCAGTTCACCTATTTCCAGCAGTCGGGCGGCATCGCCCTGGACCCGGTCTCGGTCGAGATCACCTACGGTCTGGACCGAATCGCCATGGCGATGCAGGGCGTCAAGTTCGTGGGCGACCTGCGCTGGGACGGCCGCCGCAGTTGGGGCGATATGTATATGCAAGGGGAGCGCGAGCACAGCAAGTACTACTTTGAAGTCGCCAGTGTGGAGCGCAACCGCAAGCTGGCCGAGCTGTATGAGGCAGAGGCCAAAGCCGCTCTGGAGGCGGGCGTGCTGCTGCCCGCCTACGATTACCTGCTGAAGACTTCGCACACCTTCAACGTATTGGATGCGCGCGGGGCGATCGGCGTCACCGAGCGCCAGGCCTATTTCCGCCGCATGCGCGGGCTGGCCAACCAGGTGGCGGAAGCCTACCTGGCTCAGCGCCAGCATGAGGAGTTCCCCTGGCTGGAAACCGAATCCGCCGCGGCAAGGACGGGTTCCAAACCCGCCCCTGCGACTGCCATGCCAACCTCTGCGGCCGACTTCCTCCTCGAGATCGGTACCGAGGAACTGCCGGCCGGCGAAGTGCCGGCGGCCATTGCCCAGTTGGAGGCGGCGCTCGCCGCCCTGCTGACTAACCAGCACCTGGAGTACCAGAGCCTGGGGGTGGGCGGCACGCCGCGCCGCCTTGCCGCCCAGGTGCGCGGTCTGGCTCCCGGCCAGCCGGACCGTCATCAGGTGGTCAAAGGCCCACCGGCGGCGCGCGCGTTTGGCGCCGACGGCAGGCCGACCCCGGCCGCCGAGGGCTTCGCCCGCGGCCAGGGGGTCAATGCGGCTGACCTGGCCGTCGAGACCATCGACGGCGGGGAATACGTGGTGGCTAAAGTGCACCAAAAAGGCCGCCCGGCCGCCGAAGTGCTGGCCGCCGAACTGCCCAAGCTGATCGCCGGCCTCAAGTTCGAACAATCCATGCGTTGGAACGCCAGCGCAGTGCATTTCTCACGCCCCATCCGCTGGCTGCTGGCCTTGCACGGCGAGCACCTGGTGGCTTTTGAGTATGCCGGGCTGCACAGCGCGGCGGCCAGCCGCGGCCTGCGCCTGGGCGCCGCGGCCGAGTTCGCGGTCAAGTCGCCGGCGGATTACCAGACTCAACTGAAGAAACAGGCCATATTGCTGGACCCGGCTGAACGCCGGGCGGCCATTGAAGCACAGATCGCCAAACTGGCCAAAGCGGCCGGCGGCAGCGTGCCCGCCGACCCCGGCCTGCTGGACGAGGTCACCCACTTGGTCGAGGCGCCGGCGGCCCTGGTCGGCGAGTTTGAAGCGGAGTATTTGCAGCTGCCGCGCGAAGTCCTGATCGCGGTGATGCGCAAGCACCAACGTTGCTTCCCGCTGGAGAAGGATGGAGCGCTGCTGAACAAATTCATTGCCGTAGGCAACGGCGACTTTGATGTGCCCACGGTTACAGCCGGCAACGCCGCCGTGATCCGGGCCAGGTTTGCCGACGCGGCCTATTTCGTGCGGCGCGATCGCGAACAGCCGCTGGCCAGCTACCTGGAGCCTTTGCGGGGCCTGACCTTCCAAAAGGACCTGGGTTCCATGTACGACAAGGCGGGGCGCATCCGCAAACTGGTGGCCGAGCTGGGGCCGGGTTTGGGCCTGAGCGCCGCCGAGCAAGCCACGGCTGAGCGTGCCGCCGAACTGAGCAAGGCTGACCTGGTGAGCAAAATGGTGGTCGAGATGACCTCGCTGCAGGGCGTGATGGGCAAATACTATGCCCTCGACTCCGGCGAACCCGCCGAAGTGGCCGAAGCGATTTTTGAACATTACCTGCCGCGCTATGCTGGGGACGCCACGCCCAAAGGGGCAGCCGGTTTCGTTGTGAGCCTGGCCGACCGCCTGGATAGTCTGGCGGGTTTGTTCGCTCTCGGCCTGGAGCCGACCGGCGCCAAAGATCCCTTTGCCCAGCGCCGGGCGGCGATCGGTCTGGTGCAAAGCCTGATTGCCCGCGACGCCGACTTCGACTTGCGCGCCGGGCTGGCCGCGGCGGCCGCCGCCCAGCCCGTACCGGTCAGCGCTGAAGCGCAGGGGCGCGCCGCTGAATTTGTCGTGCAGCGTCTGCGGGCCCTACTGCTGGAAGGTGGCGCCCGCCACGACGTGGTGGACGCCGTGCTGGCGGCCCAGGGCCACAACCCAGCCGCCGCGGCGCGCGGCGTGCAGCAGCTGGCGGCACACAGCGCCCACAAAGCCTGGGCACAGGTGCTGCCCGCTTTCGCCCGCTGTGTGCGCATCACGCGTGAACTGCCGCAGCGCTACGCTCTGGACGCGGCCTTGCTGCAGGACGAGGCCGAGAAGGTGCTCTACGCGGCCCTACAAACCGCCGGGGCGGTGGAGCGCCGGGCGGGCTCGGTGGATGATTTCCTCAAAGCCTTTATGCCCATGATCCCGGCCATCAACCGTTTCTTTGAGGAAGTGCTGGTGATGGCTGAAGACCCAGGCGTAAAGAACAACCGTCTGGGCTTGCTGCAGGCCATCGCCGCTTTGGCGGACGGCGTGGGCGATTTTTCGAAGCTTGAAGGGTTTTAG
- a CDS encoding LysM peptidoglycan-binding domain-containing protein produces the protein MLVAKSKFWSLFAVLTILLAVAFSLPAPVLAADLSQQATPQPLPPAGEDGRILYTVQAGDSPWAISARFGIPLQTLQSLNNWGPDAVVAEGQVILLGLAEEPTPTTDPQDSVVATATPEGPLDNPGTGVICVLLFDDINGDAMRQETEFGISGGQASVSERTGLASRTLATQSGLDENGEPARSCFEDLPLGEYTISVAIPDGYNPTTAPNITIQIAPGQTQDINFGAQQSSSGGFNVLSPEEGGRSPLMGLLGIVLLLAGGGLGFYTLQLSRRR, from the coding sequence ATGCTCGTTGCCAAATCGAAATTCTGGTCCCTTTTTGCTGTTTTGACGATTTTATTGGCTGTGGCCTTCAGCCTGCCTGCGCCTGTGCTGGCGGCTGATCTGAGCCAGCAGGCCACGCCGCAGCCCCTGCCACCAGCCGGCGAGGATGGCCGTATTCTGTATACCGTGCAGGCCGGCGATTCGCCGTGGGCGATTTCCGCCCGGTTTGGCATCCCCCTGCAAACGCTGCAAAGCCTGAACAACTGGGGCCCCGATGCGGTGGTTGCCGAAGGACAGGTGATCTTGCTGGGTCTGGCCGAAGAGCCTACCCCGACCACAGACCCGCAAGATTCGGTGGTGGCGACGGCCACGCCTGAAGGTCCGCTGGACAACCCCGGCACGGGTGTGATCTGCGTATTGCTGTTTGATGACATCAATGGAGATGCCATGCGCCAGGAAACGGAATTCGGCATTTCCGGCGGCCAGGCCAGCGTGAGTGAGCGCACCGGCCTGGCCAGCCGCACCCTGGCGACCCAAAGCGGCCTGGACGAAAACGGCGAACCGGCGCGCAGCTGCTTCGAAGACCTGCCGCTCGGCGAATATACGATCAGTGTCGCCATCCCCGACGGCTATAACCCCACCACTGCCCCCAACATCACCATTCAGATCGCCCCGGGCCAGACCCAGGACATCAACTTCGGCGCTCAGCAGAGTTCTTCCGGCGGCTTCAATGTGCTTTCGCCTGAAGAGGGCGGCCGCTCGCCCCTGATGGGCCTGCTGGGCATTGTGCTGCTGCTGGCGGGTGGCGGCCTGGGCTTTTACACCTTGCAGCTGTCGCGGCGGCGTTAG
- a CDS encoding GNAT family N-acetyltransferase, whose amino-acid sequence MNSQAIALPQDTSHHVRRFDLRRDLNPVADLVELCFADTLDADGRLYIDQMRQAARGGPLLDLAASGGRTDLPMNGFVWQEGEQVVGNLSLIPQQHQGQKLYLIANVAVHPSQRRRGIAAALTVAALQELQRRGRPATWLQVDAKNPAAIQLYAQIGFRERMRRTSWRLVWQPTPSWPATTATAGPRKSEDWAQQQAWLDANYPADLRWQLPLDPRLLQPGWRGSLERALSGRQVQQWSARQGEQLLGTLVWQSSGLEADNLWLAAPAESEAAALPALVQLANKHLYSYRPLTLNYPAGRAAEGLQSCGFRAIRTLIWMDYPWKEITFNGQ is encoded by the coding sequence ATGAATTCCCAGGCCATTGCCCTTCCCCAAGACACATCCCATCATGTACGCCGCTTCGATCTGCGCCGCGACCTGAACCCCGTGGCCGATCTGGTGGAGCTGTGTTTTGCCGACACACTGGATGCAGACGGCCGCCTATACATCGACCAAATGCGCCAGGCCGCCCGCGGCGGCCCGCTGCTGGACCTGGCGGCCAGCGGTGGGCGCACCGACCTGCCGATGAATGGCTTTGTTTGGCAGGAGGGTGAGCAGGTGGTTGGCAACCTGAGCCTGATCCCCCAGCAGCATCAGGGGCAGAAACTGTACTTGATCGCCAATGTGGCCGTGCACCCCAGCCAGCGCCGCCGCGGCATTGCCGCGGCGCTGACCGTCGCAGCCTTGCAAGAGTTGCAGCGCCGCGGCCGGCCAGCCACTTGGCTGCAGGTGGATGCCAAGAACCCGGCCGCCATCCAGCTCTACGCGCAAATCGGCTTCCGTGAACGCATGCGCCGCACCAGTTGGCGGCTGGTCTGGCAGCCCACCCCCAGTTGGCCGGCTACAACAGCTACAGCCGGCCCGCGTAAGAGCGAAGACTGGGCGCAGCAGCAAGCCTGGCTGGACGCTAACTACCCCGCTGATCTGCGCTGGCAGCTGCCACTGGACCCGCGCCTGCTGCAGCCCGGCTGGCGCGGCAGCCTGGAACGCGCCCTCAGCGGCCGCCAAGTGCAGCAATGGAGCGCGCGGCAGGGCGAACAGCTGCTGGGCACCCTGGTGTGGCAATCCTCCGGCCTGGAAGCCGACAACTTATGGCTGGCGGCCCCTGCCGAAAGCGAGGCCGCCGCCCTGCCCGCTCTGGTGCAGCTGGCCAACAAGCACCTCTACAGTTACCGCCCGCTTACGCTAAACTATCCTGCCGGACGAGCCGCAGAAGGGCTGCAAAGCTGTGGCTTCCGTGCCATACGCACACTGATCTGGATGGACTATCCCTGGAAGGAAATCACTTTTAATGGACAATGA
- a CDS encoding CoA-binding protein produces the protein MDNEARKTLLNQAKTIAVVGHSDKPHRTSYRIAEYLRQVGYRVYAVNPMITEVAGERAYPSLADLPEQVDIVNVFRRSEELDAVVAQAVAAGAGSVWAQLGVADQAAAQRADAAGLPIVMDRCIMVDHRALLG, from the coding sequence ATGGACAATGAAGCCCGCAAGACCCTGCTCAACCAGGCCAAAACCATCGCTGTGGTGGGCCACTCAGACAAGCCGCACCGCACCAGCTACCGCATTGCAGAATATTTGCGCCAGGTAGGCTATCGCGTTTACGCCGTCAACCCGATGATCACCGAGGTGGCCGGCGAACGCGCCTACCCCAGCCTGGCAGACCTGCCGGAGCAGGTCGATATCGTCAATGTCTTCCGGCGCTCTGAGGAGCTTGACGCGGTCGTCGCCCAGGCAGTTGCCGCAGGGGCCGGCAGCGTGTGGGCCCAGTTGGGCGTGGCCGACCAGGCTGCCGCCCAGCGAGCGGACGCGGCCGGGCTGCCGATCGTGATGGACCGCTGCATCATGGTGGACCACCGCGCCTTGCTGGGCTAG
- a CDS encoding DoxX family membrane protein, which produces MRIKEIKMASILQRGRVIQDPNFVRTLFNDTRMAWLWLVVRIWLGYEWLEAGLHKVESPAWTQTGDAIKGFWTGAVAIPEGGRAPITFDWYRSFIQFLLDSESHTWFGPLVAYGEVLIGIALILGAFTGIAAFFGGLMNWNFMMAGSASSNPLLFVASLGLVMAWKIAGYIGLDYFLLPLIGTPWGWVSERKPKS; this is translated from the coding sequence ATGCGAATCAAGGAGATTAAGATGGCATCTATACTGCAACGTGGACGTGTAATCCAAGACCCAAATTTCGTGCGCACCTTGTTCAACGATACCCGCATGGCCTGGCTGTGGCTGGTGGTGCGGATCTGGTTGGGCTACGAGTGGCTGGAAGCCGGCCTGCATAAGGTTGAGAGCCCGGCTTGGACGCAGACCGGCGACGCGATCAAGGGCTTTTGGACCGGCGCGGTAGCTATCCCTGAGGGTGGCCGCGCTCCGATCACCTTCGACTGGTACCGCAGCTTTATTCAGTTCCTGCTGGACAGCGAATCGCACACCTGGTTTGGCCCGCTGGTGGCCTACGGCGAGGTCCTGATCGGTATCGCCCTGATCCTGGGCGCCTTCACCGGCATTGCCGCCTTCTTCGGTGGCCTGATGAACTGGAACTTCATGATGGCTGGTTCGGCGAGCAGCAACCCCCTGCTCTTCGTGGCCTCCCTCGGCCTGGTGATGGCCTGGAAGATCGCCGGTTACATCGGCCTGGACTACTTCCTGCTGCCCCTGATCGGCACCCCGTGGGGTTGGGTTTCCGAACGAAAACCTAAGAGCTAG